AAATGGCCACCCCTTGAGGCCCCCAAGAGACACAATCACACAGTGTTTACTGCATAAAAAAGTTGCAAGGCTGGTCGCTGCCTGCCCGCCACCTTGCtacttagggtgtgtttggttggagagcAAGGTAGAATGGAACGGTTCCATTTCATATTAGAGGAATGGAATGGCTCTATCTCTATGTTTGGTTGGAGAGATGGGATGGCTCCATTTTGTGTTTGGTTGGAAGGATGAGCATCAACTAACATCATTTTCTGTTAGCTCCCATTTTGGGGGGTCGACATGTCATATTCAGGCCTTCTTCCTCAACCTGCTCTCCTCCTTGTTCCTTGAGCGcaccagctcgccgccgccgcaagcagtAACCTCCATACCCCACCGCACCGCTGCCCGCCGTGGGCGCGGGCTCTCCGCGCTCGCCTTGCGGTGCCATCGCCCGCCGTTGTTCCCGTGGGCTTTGCTCGCTCGCCTGTCCGTCGTCGGGGCGGGCTCCTCGTGCTGGTCGCGCCGCCGACCACCACTGGTGAGGGCTGGGGCGCTCCCCTGCTCGCTGCTGGTGTGGGCTTGCGCTGGCCTCGCGGCACTACCGACCGCCGGCGAGGCCTCTGCGCACAGCGCACCTGCCGCCGGCCAATTCGTCGCGCAGCCGTCCGATTTATCGCGCCGCCACTCAAATCGGCCGTGCTCCGGGCAGGAAGGCGTCGCGGGGAGCAGAGGATTGCCGCGGGAGAAGCGACGGCGCTGGAGGGAGCACGAACGGGAAGACACGGCGTGGACGGGAGCGAACTCGTCCGGTCGTTTTCGCGGAGCGAGTTGGTCCCGAATATAGAGCGAATATTCGCTTGGAGGAATCGCTCCGCTCCTATGCTCGCAAAACAAAGACGGGACGGGACGGCTCCATCCTACGCCGCTCTTGgaccaaacacacccttagcTTCTTCCAAGATACATGGTACTACAACAATGACAGGAATTAATTAAGTTATTAACGCCGCTAAGAAACTTATGACTATCATAGTATACAGCTTAATCAAGTGAATCTAGTCACCGTGAAAGCATGCGAGCCAAATCTGTAGGTACTTTTCATCTATTCTTGTACGTGGCGTGTGACCGATGCAACCAAACTTATTGCACGAAAAATATTCAACAGCGGGCTAGCCACAATTTTCTTCCAACTTGCATTGGTAGTCTCTTCTCAGATTGCAACAATCATTGTACTAAAAAATTGTCCCCTAGAGGAAGCAGATGGCGCGCGGCATCATCAGTTTCTAAGCCTCCGTTGCTAGACCAATGCAGAGTATTCCACAACGTAGATGCAGACAGTGCTACTGCAACTTCTGTTGCTATATGTCACTGAGTTGTCACTCTTTGACACCAAACCATTTGCCTATAAAATTACAAGTAGTTGGTTAAAATCTAAATTCCCCTTGATTGCATTTCCAGTTTCATGCGTCATATGGTATTATGGTGAAGGAATTAAGTTGGAGCATCATATCAAATGGATGCATAATAACACTGGTCTTCCCTCATTAGTGAGTCTGTTTGGATGGATTAACTAAGTTTAGATATCTAAATTTTAGGTAGCTAAAAATAGCCCTATCCTGATTGGATGCTTAGGCTAAACTTTAGCTGTTGTATTGCAAAAAGTTGTTTAGACCCTATACTAAAAGCACGCGCTGCAAGAGAATAGGATTTGGCGAAGGTATTTTCCTATTTAGCTATCCGCTGCTAGAAATTAACCCTCAttcttctttcaaaaaaattaacCCTCATTATAGCTGGGTTTGGAGGGCTAATAGACTAAAATTTACTTGAGAAGTTGGCTAATTTTTAGCCAATGTTTATTCCTCCTATTTGGATTATATAGAACTAATTTTGAGCTAATAAAAATTAGCCCCTGGATCCAAACAGATCCTTAATCCTTTTTAGGATATTGGTATACTACAACAAGGAAAATATCCATATTATAAAGAAAATATCAAGTTTGTGAACCAGTTTGTGCGTGGTTAGATCTTTTTGTCACTATATTTTCTATCTCGCAATGAAATAATAGTAATGAAGTGGTGAAAAGACATGACAACACATAGATTGACTGATTGTAATATTATAGATACCTTAACCCATTATATGTATTTTTTGTGCCAACATTGATTCTTGAAGagtgtttttatatttttttttctatttttataattgtatagtgcatatatatatttttatggcGAAACAtagtaggaatgaaaactctcACATACACATGTTCACATTTCTTATGAACCACTCTAAGAGTCTAGGCTAGTAGATCTTTAAATCGTCGAAGTCAAATTTTACTTTGCACTTGGGCAGTTGGAGAAGAAAAACTTGGCTGTACTAGTTCCCGGTCCTCGCAAGTGTGTAACCGTCAGTGGCAGAGCTGCATGTTGTTATTGGGGTCAGCGGGACCTCGATAAATTTGTTAAATTTTAGTGCAGATTACTGTTTATTACTATTTTTCATAGGCAAAGACCCCAGCATGCGATAGGAAAGACCCCATTCCCATTTTTGGCTGGCTTCACCCCTGGTAACCGTCGTAGCAAAATTTACATGGCACGGCTGTCTGGATGGGCATAGGCCGACAAGGCGACAAGTGCTGGTTTGAGATTGCCGACCCCTGAGatcttttttttcctcaaaaCTATGAATCGGCTCCTGTTCCATTGTTCCTAAGCACTACAGACCAGGTAACACTATATGGATTAGGAGTCTATACACACACCATTATATTATTGGAGGAAAGAATAGTCTAGGTAGTTACTGTGTAAACTGATTCCAAGCCTCCAACAATGGATAGGCCTTCTTCAGTGATTAGCTtagtttttttgtttcttttttggttCCTTAGGTTTTGTTCCTGGTGGACCTTTGATATTTGGCCTTTGGCCTTTTTATTTGATCTTGTCTTGTAAACtctttttatttaaatttatttgTGCAGTGTAACCCCTCCTGTTCTCTTCAAAAAGAAAACTGTGTAAACTGACAAATTATATATGTATGTTGGAGTTCACTGCGTTACTATTATCATCAAATAAATTGGCCATCTGAATATCTGATCTTGCATGTGCATAGGTTCATCGATCGATCTGAACCAGCCAATCCAGAATATGTTCGGCTGGTCTAACTTCAAGTGGCATACGAGTTCTTTTTCTCTGCCATTGCTTGGTTTTCTATGAGCATATATActgcttctttttttgtttattaaACAGTAGGGACACAAATGAGAGGCTGTAGCAGAACGTTGTATATATCTGCACAAAAAGTTAGCCACATGCAACTGTTGGGGCTCATAGATCGATCTGTACTGCGAGATTGAATGATTCTATCTGTCGGTCACCGTGCTGCTGACAAGTGTCTGCTTGCTGTCTAGTGATCTCTCGACAATCAGTTGAGCTCATCCCCAGAATCAGTTGAGCTCATCCCCAGTACGTACTGTCTAATTTGTATCTAGGTTAAGACAGGATAAGGTTCCGATGGGCGATGGCAGTGAGCGAGCTTCATCCAGAGTTTAGAGTCAGCTCCGACTGCGACGTCGACGTTGGCCGAATGGCCGGTATAGATCGAGCTGCAGTGCCACTGTGGCAGTGCTACCAGTGTGCACAAAGGCCGTGTTTGTTTTTCACTAACATAGCATATCACACATTTttcgagaaaagaatcttcaatgcatggagtactaaacgaagtttatttgcaaaaccttttcacggatgtgtgtaacttttcacgacgaatctaatgatagtaattaatcgatgattggctacagtgatgctacagtactatcctctaatcgtgcggtcaaaggcttcattagattcgtcccgCGAAGTAGTACAGCGCtatggagttagttttataaattacctttatttagtacccctaattattggtcaaaactGCAGCGCCGCCAACTTTCAGTTGACTGTGTGCATGCAGAGGATATTCGAGGCTACCCAGCTCGATGTGCATCGCAGCCTCTGGCTGCAGGTGTGCCACGGCGTGCTCCAACCAAAAGTCATCTGTCAAGACTGCAACTGCAGGCGCCGTACTGTTGCAGGATTCAGAGATAGCATAGGCACTGGCAGCCTCCAAGTTGGACGTGGACAGGGCGTCGGCTTGCTTGCGGCCGTTACACTTGCAGACATGCATGGACGCCGACCACCGCCACCGGGGAGAATGGCAAGTCAAGGATTGCAGCTGCTTCCGTGTGGCATATCGTAAAGGCGATCATCATCGATCCACGGAATCAAATTCCAAATGCTGGTTTGTGCTCGAATGACCAGTAAACCAACGGGAGAGCTGCAAGTTATCTGCACGCTAGCTACTAGCAGTTGCCCTAGTTAATCAGTCATcacttgttttttttaaaaaaaaaagaatcaaagTTTGATTCACTTGCAAGTTAATCAGTCATCACTTGCAAGTTGTCCGGGGATTTACTACTTTTTTTGACGCGGTTGGTGGATTTAACTTGTAGGAGTATGTTGTTTCCACGGAATCCGTACTTTTCCTTGGGCGTACACGCTAGCACTTGATTTTGCATGACAAAATGAGGTGTGCATGATTTACTCATTGCAGGAGTATAAATATATTAACATGTAATAAGGCTAGACTAATGTTGAGCACATGCCCATAATGATCAACAATTCCTGAGACCATGACGACTTGTATTTGATTTAAATCAACCACGCATTTGAAATCACCCAAAACACTTGAAATCCAAGCAGGACCGGCTGTTGGTCCCTGAGAGAATAATAAAACTACATGGTCGCGCAGCTAGCAGGGCACCTTCGCTGCTGTTTCCTTCCACAAAACGTGATACACAACGAGAGCAACGACAGTGACTGGAATTACTAGGTCTACTCGCCATATTCGTAATTGTGGTGCGTAACGACACGCACATGCGTAGTACTACTATTCAAGATTTcaagggcggcggcgtcctggTCCAGCTTTAATTTGTCACCTTGTCAGAACAATTTGCGGCAATCATTGTACTAAACAACTGCCCTTCTAGAGGAAAACAGATATATAGCTACTACATGACAGGACGGGCTTGACCCctaaaacttcttcttcttcttcttttttgaaaaaacagcAAGAGCACTGCTCATTCATATAAggagagaagcaaaccagtTCTTGCAAGGTTAATATTACATAAAAGAGACTACACTCACTCAGAAAACAATAGCGCTGCTCAGGCCTTCCACAGGCCGCAACAACACACGCAGCAAAAGTTCTTACAAGGTTGACCCCTAAAGCTAGACAGCCAGTTTATTTCTAAAGCATACAGTGCTAGAGCTTTACGGAGTATTCTGCAATGCTTACAGATCTATAGCGCCTTCTAGTTGTGTGACGTCACTGGCCTATCATCGATGGCTCATACAACCTTTGATGCCAAACAATTTATATAAGAGCAGTAGTTGACTAGTTGGTTTAAATTCACCTAAACCGTGTAAGcaaatttggaacggagggagtacttggtAGATCACATCCGTGTAAGCAAATTGCGATGGACTGGATATGTCTAGCCACATTTACAGGTGTCGTCTTTGGTTAAGTTGGCGATCGACGATGACATGCATCAGGGTGGGAACAAGTAGTAATCACCATGATGGTACTAGCTCTCTTGTTTCAGAAAAACTGAGAGCTTCGACTTTTACTGTACAAGTTTTGACTAAGAACATTAATAGAGAGTTTTGACTTTTACTACGCTAGCTACTGAGTGTCTGAATATTAATAGAGAGTCGATCGATCGGTCTGCATGATTGGCGGTTTAAAATGATTCTAGCAGTTTTTAAGTGCATTATTATGATCGcggtaccgatcgatggatcgACCTTCCCCAGATGTTGTTTGTGTGCGAGCCCCGGCGTGCGTGGTGTGGGACCGGCCGGGCCAGCGTCGTCGAGTCAAGGATTAAGATACAGCTAGCGATAGTACTATAGTATGCTGCCTGATTGGCGGTTTTCTAATCGACTATCGGCAAACTCCTTAATTAATAAGTAACATGCATGCTGGCCTGTAGTACTATATATGATTGAGTACATGTAAATGTGTAGTAGTGGATAAATGGATAAGATTAAAATCAAAGAGCAAAGTGGATACTTTGCTTGCGCTGGCTGTTGCGTGGTTAATTAGTGTGAGAGCTAGGCATGCGTGCGTGTGCAGCCACGCGCTGATTACTGAAGCGAGCGGCAGTGGTTAGATAGCTAGAGAATGGGTCATTACTACCGATCATATGGGATTTGTACCAGTGGATTCAACCAGTACCggctagccggtactaaatggaggaCGGTTCAGTACCGGTCGCAGCAACGACCGGTATTAAAGGAGGACAACAGAGAAGAAAATATGAACCCATAACTTCAGGTCTCGCGCGGAGCTTTCTTTGCCTACCCACCTATGGGTCACATGTGACTGTGTGCAAGAtgattttcttttgaagtaCCCGTGAAGGCGTATTTAGTACCAGACCAAGACGCCGACTGGTACTGAATGTCACCCTTTAGTAATTAGTATTGGTTGGCGTCATTGGCCAGTATTAAAGAGCCGCATTATTTTTAATACTGAACCGAGACACCAACCAGTATTAAAAGTTCTTTTAGTACCGGATCGAATTATAACCGCTACTAACATGTAGGGATGAATGATCATTTTTGTCGTATAATGAATCCATCGATCGATGAGATTATTGTTTGGTACGCGCGCGCCCGTGATAGCGTTggacgagcgagcgagcgagcgagctctCCGATCCCGTGATTCGTATCCCTCGAGATTCAGCAGCTGCCAAAACTGAATCGTATCTCCGATTCGGATACTTGGACAGTGACACTGCAGGCAGAGGCAGTCAGGCAGGATAGCACCCAACGAACCGGAGCCGATGCGCTCTATTCGGACGCGAGAGTGGCTGGCATGGCGTCCATACATACGCGTACGCATGGGCCCAGTGCCTGATGGTACAGTGCTTGTCTGCCCAAAACTGGCGCGTGCTCGTCGTCttgcccgtgcccgtgccagCAGCCTCATCATATATATAGCTACTAGCTAGTTTCACCAATGCACGCAGGCAGCAAGCAGGTGCATCGCATGTTACTCTGACGGAGACATCGGATGGGAGTGGGCCCTCGTGATGAGGCTGCCAACATGCATGTTGTTACCATGGGCCTTGATTCAAGATCTTAGTATGTCTCTGCCCGGCCCACAAGGACCGTGTTCCTCCACTCCAACAAGCCCGCTTGCTCTCATGGGCCGGTGATCTCTGTTACTGCTATGCTCAACTCAAATTGACCGACCAAACGTGTTAAAGCGAGGTCCATTCTCATCTAACTAACCATCATATAAGCATTTATTTATCTTATAACATACATGCACCAGGATTTGAACTATGATGGGTGGAGACTCGGAGTTACGCGCCCAAATCACCGGTGTCTGCTCGGTGCTAACTTACCTGTTTGGTACTAGTAGAGCTCTGTATGATGCTGATTCTTTTTCATTCTATGGCATCAACTCTTAAAATCAGGATAGGATGGAGAATCACTCACAGAATCAGGAGAAGCTACTTTTTCCAGCTCTCAGCCTTGTAATTCGTTTCACATAACCATTCCATGGAATCAGCAGAGAATCACTTCTCTCTGATTACTGGTTGGCAGAGCTTCTACTAGATTCAGCAGATTATCAGCTCTAAGAGGTCTGCCAAACACACCCTGAATGTGCACGAAAAGTTCAGTATCAGGCTTCTTCGCAGCCTTCTTTATTGTTATGTATGTACACCTTCGGACTCAAACAAGATCCCACCATTCTTATGTCTAGCTATCTTGTACATGCTGGAACGTCCAGCACACGCAGTACACGACACCGACACACATACAAGCtacttgagcagcagcagcagttttATATAGCACCCTACAAGCTAGCTACAACCAGCCGGCCTGGGCATGCAGCAGGTTCGCCTGCTTCTCAGTTGAGGTGCTCCTTTGGATCACCCCCTGATCATCATGCCCTTATTCAAAACACACCCTTTAATTTCTTCCAAGGGCTTAACTATCAACACACACCTGgtagatgtatatgtatatgtatatgtatacgTACATGTATTCCGATCATCCGTACACCGGAAAATTATCAGCTTGAGACCTGGCCAGACGGTGCGCGGCAGCACGACTAGCCTGCGCAGTTGTGGCGGCGCGACGCCGAGCGGAGGAGGGGCGACACCAGGctggccctcgccggcggcgacgcggccgggGAGAGAGACGCGGCGCGCCAGCCGCCAGCAGCGTCGCAGAAGAgcgccgccgacggcgcgcgcgcctggtcgccgccgccgcacaggaGGCTCCCGATGGCGACCTCCCTCGCCTTCCTGTACTCCACGATGGCCCTGTACACCAACGGTATCAGGCCTTCCATTGCAACGGACCGGGAGACCGGCCGATCGATGGCCTGGACAACACCTTGCTTGTTGATGAGCTCCTAGCTAGCTCGAGAGAGAAGTTTAGTGAGCCTCACTTCCGGATGCTATAAAAAGAAGCCGTCATACAGGTCTCTCGCCAAAGTTGATCTGCAGATGAGGCTGATGCTTTTTCACCTACAAAAATGGAGACGTATACGTCTCACCAAATCCACTGAATTTTCAAGTGGCATTTGGTGAAATGAAATCCATCGGCCGGAGCCTTATCTGCACGCACCAGCAGGCTTCGTTCCTGTCACTGCGTCACTGCCTGGTCACTGGTGGTGACGTGGAGGGAGGTGTGAACTTAAATCTTTGAATCATTTGCTGGTGGCGGGTAactttcagcaggcaaaacgcGGCGAGAGGGATGGAGATAAGCTCGGTCCAGGGCTTCTGATTCAAGATGAAGACCAGGTTACTTGCATGCTTGTGGAGAAGAAGCTTCAGAGTTATGCATGCGTTGTTCTCCATTTCGCCTGCTTGTTTTGTTTAAAGACTTTAAAGTGGTTTGTAAAGGAATTTACCTGAAGTTTTGGTCGCACTGTTATATTTTGTCAGAAATTTGCACTCCTCAAAGACTGTATTCAGCTTCATTTATACTACCACAAGTGTACCAGACCGGCATAGTTCAGTGGCTCTCTGTCCAAAAAAAACAATAGTAGAGCACACTGACATAATGTAGGGAATTTGATCTCAAGATTAATGATGTCACTAACAAGAAACTTTACTACGGCTGCTTTCGTTTAGCCTATCGAGTGACATCGACAACTCTGAAACGAATCTTTTAGCGATTGGAATTTGACGGCATTACACTTGAATGCCCTCATTCCATTACTGTAAAGACAGTAAAGCTCAGGCGGAGCTACAGCTCGGCCAACCTGGGCCATGGCCCCCCCTTGCCGCAAAGATTTGCAGGCGATTAGAGGCTGATCAATTGGCTGATTACCTGTTTAGCACTATATATGATCGGAGTGGCACTATCCATTTGCAGTTTCTTTTTGTTGGTGCCGACGTGCTGTGAGTGGATTTGTTTGCAAAAGGACAGGTTGCTTAGGTTTTGATGCAAAATTGATGCAGCAAAATTTTGATGTTATCCTATTTTTTCAATGCAAATGATAAACTGGAGCACTTATAGGGCACAACTTATATAAAAGGAACCAGTAGCACACACATTTGTGTACATGTTGATTGTCACAAGGCAAATTGCCCCCCCTAGGAATTAATCCTAGCTCCACCACTGAGCTCAGGGCACTCACGCTCCACTGTTGATGTGCCTCTTGATGTGCTCCTCTCACCAGAAAGCAGTAGCCAAGAAGCCAAAAATCTCTCGGCACATCAAGCCTTCACCTATCTCACTTTTAATCTCTTCATCATATAAATGCTGCAATAATTGATCATGCTTTCTGCATTGTAAAACGAGATGAATAAGACCTGTTGGTAGTACTTGTTGGTACCTTGTCACAGTTCTATATGTGTGATATGTCCATGCAGTTTTAAGCTCCGAGCAGCATGCCTGCTGACCTGAAGTAGTACAGTGACTGGCTACCTGCACCAACAGAATGTGTCAAAGTATTGTTAGACACTTAAAATGGATGAGTTCAGGTGCTGGGTATGCATCATCAGGTCAGTTTTGGCTCAATGGGACTATGCTGAAGCCAAGAAAAAACGGCATGACATGGACATTAACTGGGCTGTGTGCTTAACAGCACATGCATGGTTTTGCTGAAATTTACAGCCCTGATGAAACATCTGTCTAACTAATAAAACGAAAAAAAATTGCGGAGAGAAGGGGTGAAATAAATTTTATCAGTTTGCaggccattttttttcttttttggggtAGCCGCCAAATTTTTTATCGATAAGCGCCgaatttaattttttaaagGATGCCGCAAGATTTATTAGGCCGTGCATCTCGTAAAGTCGTAAGAAGGAATGGGGGCCTAGATCATGCGGCCCAAGAGAAAAAGCGGGGAGACATAtcgccacggcccggcccagtTGGCATTATATTGCGTAATTGTCTCTGTTTAATGTTTTGCGAGGGCAAGCACGAGCTAGGAACAACGACCCCCTCAATAAAAAAATGCTAGCAACGAAATGTGCATACAAATGGTATGCAACAAAGATAGTAAGATACTATacaataaaattatttttagacTATCTCTATTACCTTTTTTGCGGCCGGATGCCGGTTTTGCCTTAGGCATACTAAGGAGgcttattttcaaaaaaaaaaacaaacaaacaagagGCGACCGACGGTCAAAGCTGTCATCAACTTTCACTTATTTTGGCTTCTGCTTTCGGCTTATTCCGGCCTCTTCCAACTTATTCT
This portion of the Panicum virgatum strain AP13 chromosome 2N, P.virgatum_v5, whole genome shotgun sequence genome encodes:
- the LOC120659337 gene encoding uncharacterized protein LOC120659337, which produces MEGLIPLVYRAIVEYRKAREVAIGSLLCGGGDQARAPSAALFCDAAGGWRAASLSPAASPPARASLVSPLLRSASRRHNCAG